The following is a genomic window from Amycolatopsis australiensis.
CGACTTCCTCGCCGTGCGGCGGATCCTCGAGCCGGCCGCGACCGCGCTGGCCGCGCTGCACATGAGCGACGACGACATCACCGAGCTGGGCGCGCTGCTCGGCGAGCTGGAGGACTCGCCGACCGTCGAGGCGCTGGTCGCCAACGACCTGCAGTTCCACCGCAAGATCGCCGACGGCTCGGGCAACCCCGTGCTGTGCTCGCTGCTCGACAGCCTCTCCGGGCCGACAGCGCGCGCCCGGATCTGGCGCGGCCTCACCCAGGAGGGCGCGGTCGCGAAGACCCGGGAACAGCACACGGCGATCTACGAGGCCATCGCGGCGCGCGAGCCGGAGCTGGCGCGCTCGTGGGCGACCGTGCACGTCGCGGGCGTGGAGCAGTGGCTGCGCAACGCGCTGGGCACGGCGGACGACCCGACAGTGCCCGACCCGGAAGCCGAGCCCGCCGCGGAAGCCTCGTAGCACACGCCCTCCTGAGAACGTCGGATCTTCACCGGGTGGGCGTCAGGTCTGGGGCTTTCCGCCCGCGTACCGGGAGATGATCAGCGCGACCAGGATGATGGCGCCGTAGATGGCCATCTGCCACTCCGGCCGCACGTGCGCGAAGTTCAGCAGGCTCGACACCGACGACAGCAGCAGCACGCCGGTGAGCGCGCCGACCAGGGAGCCCTTGCCGCCGTCGAGCGAGACGCCGCCGATCACCGCCGCCGCGAACACCTGCAGGATCAGCCCCGCGCCCTGGCCGGAGCCGATCGCGCCGACGTAACCGGTGTAGGCGAGGCCGCCGATCGCGGCCAACGCGCCGGCGAGCACGAACATCGCCCACGAGATCCGGTCGACCCGGATGCCCGCCGCGCGCGCCGCCTCGCGGTTGCCGCCGATCGCGTACAGGGACCGGCCGACCCGGTGGTAGCGCAGGAACCAGCCCGCGACCGCGAACAGCGCGGCGGCCAGCCACACGGTCATCGGCAGCCCGGCGAACGTCGTCGTGGCCAGGTCGGTGAACGCGTCCGGCAGATTGAACAGCGTCTTGCCCTTCGTCGCGCCGACCTGCACCCCGCGCAGCACGAACTGCATGGCCAGCGTGACGATGAACGCGTTCAGCTGCAGCTTCACGATCAGGAAGCCGTTGAAGTAGCCGACCAGCGCGCCCACCACCGGGATCAGCAGCAGCCCGACGGCGGTCGGCAGGCCGAGGCCGAAGCCGGCGGACGCCGCCGGCAGCACCACCATCGCGCCGAGCGCCGGCGCCAGGCCCATGGTCGACTCGAGCGACAGGTCGAACTTGCCGGTGATCAGCACCAGGGACTCGCCGAGCACGACCAGCGAAAGCGCCGCGGACGCGGTCAGGATGCTGACGATGTTGCTCCAGCCGACGAAGGCACCGTCGACCAGGCCGCCCAGCACGAACACGGCGGCCAGCGCGGGCAGCAGCGCCAGTTCCCGCAGCCAGACGGCTTTGCGGCGCCGGGCCGGGGCGGCCGGGACCGCCGTCTTCGGATCGGTCATCACGTCGGTCACGAGAGCTCGACTCCTTCGATGTCGGCCACGAGGTCGCCGTCGGACCACCCGGCCTGGTGTTCGGCGACGACGGCGCCGGCGCGCAGCACCAGCACCCGGTCGCTCAGGCGCAGGTCGTCGAGCTCGTCGCTGACGATCAGCACCGCCTTGCCTTCGGCGCGCACCCGGTCGACGACCGCGAGCAGCGCCTCCTTCGACTTCACGTCCACCCCCGCGGTCGGGTTGATCAGCACCACGACCCGCGGATCGCTCAGCAACGCCCGGGCCAGCACCACTTTCTGCTGGTTGCCGCCCGAGAGGTCGGACACCGGCTGCTCGGCGCCCGCGGCCACGATGTCGTAGTCCGCCAGCGCCTGCGCCGCCTTGGCGCGCCGCGTGCCCGGCGACGCGATCCCGCCGCGGCCCAGCTTGCCCAGGATGGACAGCGTGGCGTTGTCGGCGATCGAGTGCTCCAGCACCAGGCCCTCGTGGTGGCGGTCGCGCGGCACGCAGCCGATCCCGGCCCGCAACGCCGCCGGGATGTCACCGGGCCGCAGCGGCGTGCCGTCGACGCGGATCGTGCCCGCCGACGGCGTCCGCAGGCCGTAGACCGTCTCGGCGACCTGGTGCTTGCCGCTGGCGTTGCTGCCCGCCAGGCCGACGACCTCGCCGCGGCGCAGGCGGAACGAGACGTCCCGGAAGCCGTCGCCGGACAGGCCGTCCACGGCCAGGATCTCCGGCGCGTCCGCTTCGAGCGCCTCCCGCGATGCCGCGTCACGGACGGCCAGGCCGCCCGGCTCGCCGGTCATCGCGTCGACCAGCTCGGCCTTGCCGACTTCCGAAACCGGCGCGGTGAGCACGTGCTTCGCGTCGCGCAGCACCGTGACGGCCTGGCAGACCTCGTACACCTCGTGCAGGTGGTGCGAGATGAACAGGAACGTCACCCCGCCCGCCTGCATCTGCCGCATCCGGCCGAACAGCCGGTCGATGGCCTGGCTGTCCAGCTGCGCGGTCGGCTCGTCGAGCACGATGAACCGGGCGCCGTAGGACAGCGCGCGGGCGATCTCGACGAACTGCCGGTCCTCCACCGACAGCTCGCCGGCGGGGGTGTCGACGTCGACGTGCACGTCCCACGAATCCAGCAGCTCACGGGCCTGGCGGCGCAGCTTCTTCCAGCCGATGGCGAACCCGCCGCCGGACTGCCGGTTGAGGAACAGGTTCTCGGCCACGGTCAGCTGCGGGACCACCATCGCGTGCTGGTACACGCAGGCGACCCGGGCCTTCCACTCCTCCTGCCTGGCCAGGGGCGGGGCGGGCGCGCCGCCGAACTCGACGTGCCCGGTGTCCGGTTTGGACAGTCCGGTGAGGATGCCGACGAGCGTCGACTTCCCGGCGCCGTTCCGCCCGACGAGCGCGTGCGACTCGCCGGGCTGCACGGTGAGGCTGACGTCGTGCAGCGCCACGGTCGGGCCGTAGCGCTTGCCGACGCCTGCGGCGCTGACCACCGGGACGGCGGATTCGCCGGCGGGCAGCGCGGTCACAGGTTGTTCCCCCAGAGGGCCTTGTCGTCCACGTTGTCCTTGGTGATGACCGGCGCCGGCAGCTGGTCTTCCAGGATGCCGTTGCCGAGGTCGACGATGGTGCTGTCGTGGTCGGTCGGGCCCGGCTTGAACGTCTCGCCCGCCATCGCCTTCTTCAGCCAGTACAGACCGTACTTCGCGTACGCGTCGGCCGGCTGGGACACGGTCGCGTCCAGCTCGCCGGCGCGGATGGCGGCCAGCTCCTGCGGGATGCCGTCGTTGGACACGAGCACGATGTGCTTCGGGTCGCCGACCGGGAAGTACAGGTTCTTGCGCTTGAGCGCCTGTTGCGTCGGGGCCAGGTAGACCCCGCCCGCCTGCATGTAGACGCCCTTGATGTCCGGGTTCGCGGTCAGCATGCTGTCCAGGCCGGAGGACGCCTTGTCGGCCTTCCACTCGGCCGGGATCTCCAGCACCTGGATGGCCGGGTACTTCTGCTTCATGCAGTCGCGGA
Proteins encoded in this region:
- a CDS encoding FadR/GntR family transcriptional regulator, translating into MPVTDVAIDKIKDMIISGELAPGDRLPKEAELAQRLGLSRSSLREAVKALCLIRVLDVRQGDGTYVTSLEPNLLLDAMTFVVDFHRDDTVLDFLAVRRILEPAATALAALHMSDDDITELGALLGELEDSPTVEALVANDLQFHRKIADGSGNPVLCSLLDSLSGPTARARIWRGLTQEGAVAKTREQHTAIYEAIAAREPELARSWATVHVAGVEQWLRNALGTADDPTVPDPEAEPAAEAS
- a CDS encoding sugar ABC transporter ATP-binding protein gives rise to the protein MTALPAGESAVPVVSAAGVGKRYGPTVALHDVSLTVQPGESHALVGRNGAGKSTLVGILTGLSKPDTGHVEFGGAPAPPLARQEEWKARVACVYQHAMVVPQLTVAENLFLNRQSGGGFAIGWKKLRRQARELLDSWDVHVDVDTPAGELSVEDRQFVEIARALSYGARFIVLDEPTAQLDSQAIDRLFGRMRQMQAGGVTFLFISHHLHEVYEVCQAVTVLRDAKHVLTAPVSEVGKAELVDAMTGEPGGLAVRDAASREALEADAPEILAVDGLSGDGFRDVSFRLRRGEVVGLAGSNASGKHQVAETVYGLRTPSAGTIRVDGTPLRPGDIPAALRAGIGCVPRDRHHEGLVLEHSIADNATLSILGKLGRGGIASPGTRRAKAAQALADYDIVAAGAEQPVSDLSGGNQQKVVLARALLSDPRVVVLINPTAGVDVKSKEALLAVVDRVRAEGKAVLIVSDELDDLRLSDRVLVLRAGAVVAEHQAGWSDGDLVADIEGVELS
- a CDS encoding ABC transporter permease encodes the protein MTDVMTDPKTAVPAAPARRRKAVWLRELALLPALAAVFVLGGLVDGAFVGWSNIVSILTASAALSLVVLGESLVLITGKFDLSLESTMGLAPALGAMVVLPAASAGFGLGLPTAVGLLLIPVVGALVGYFNGFLIVKLQLNAFIVTLAMQFVLRGVQVGATKGKTLFNLPDAFTDLATTTFAGLPMTVWLAAALFAVAGWFLRYHRVGRSLYAIGGNREAARAAGIRVDRISWAMFVLAGALAAIGGLAYTGYVGAIGSGQGAGLILQVFAAAVIGGVSLDGGKGSLVGALTGVLLLSSVSSLLNFAHVRPEWQMAIYGAIILVALIISRYAGGKPQT